A window of the Verminephrobacter eiseniae EF01-2 genome harbors these coding sequences:
- a CDS encoding acyl-CoA dehydrogenase family protein codes for MTTSHHAPPDKYQDIRDAVRALCAEFPDAYHRQADAQRAYPEAFVAALTKAGWMAALIPQEYGGSGLGLTEASVIMEEINRSGGNSGACHGQMYNMGTLLRHGSRAQKELYLPRIARGEWRLQSMGVTEPGTGTDTTKIKTSAVKKGDRYLVNGQKVWISRVQHSDWMILLARTTPLAEVARKSEGMSIFMVDLRQAEKSGMTVRPIPNMVNHETNELFFENLEIPAENLIGQEGQGFRYILDGLNAERTLIAAECIGDGYWFIDRITRYAKERNVFGRPIGQNQGVQFPIAQAYIELEAANLMRWQACALFDAQQSCGAQANMAKYLAAKASWEAANVCLQYHGGFGFACEYDVERKFRETRLYQVAPISTNLIYAYVAEHVLGLPRSF; via the coding sequence ATGACGACCAGCCACCACGCCCCCCCGGACAAATACCAGGACATCCGCGACGCCGTGCGCGCACTGTGCGCCGAGTTTCCCGATGCATACCACCGCCAGGCCGACGCGCAGCGGGCCTACCCCGAAGCCTTCGTCGCCGCGCTCACCAAGGCCGGCTGGATGGCCGCGCTGATTCCGCAGGAGTACGGCGGCTCCGGCCTGGGGCTGACCGAGGCTTCGGTGATCATGGAAGAGATCAACCGCAGCGGCGGCAACTCCGGCGCCTGCCATGGCCAGATGTACAACATGGGCACGCTGCTGCGCCATGGCTCCAGGGCGCAAAAGGAGCTGTACCTGCCCCGCATCGCCCGTGGCGAGTGGCGCTTGCAATCGATGGGCGTGACCGAGCCCGGCACCGGCACCGACACCACCAAAATCAAGACCAGCGCCGTGAAAAAGGGCGACCGGTACTTGGTCAACGGCCAGAAGGTGTGGATCAGCCGCGTGCAGCATTCGGACTGGATGATTTTGCTGGCGCGCACCACGCCGCTGGCCGAGGTGGCCAGGAAAAGCGAGGGCATGTCGATCTTCATGGTCGATCTGCGCCAGGCCGAAAAGAGCGGCATGACCGTGCGGCCGATTCCCAACATGGTCAACCATGAGACCAACGAACTATTCTTCGAGAACCTGGAGATCCCGGCCGAGAACCTGATCGGCCAGGAGGGCCAGGGCTTTCGCTACATCCTCGACGGCCTGAACGCCGAGCGCACGCTGATCGCCGCCGAGTGCATAGGCGACGGCTACTGGTTCATAGACCGCATCACCCGCTACGCCAAAGAGCGCAACGTGTTTGGCCGCCCCATCGGGCAGAACCAGGGCGTGCAGTTTCCGATTGCCCAGGCCTACATCGAGCTGGAGGCCGCCAACCTGATGCGCTGGCAGGCGTGCGCGCTGTTCGACGCGCAGCAAAGCTGCGGCGCGCAGGCGAACATGGCCAAATACCTGGCGGCCAAGGCCAGTTGGGAGGCGGCCAATGTGTGCCTGCAATACCACGGCGGCTTTGGCTTTGCCTGCGAATACGACGTGGAGCGCAAGTTCCGCGAGACGCGGCTGTACCAGGTGGCGCCGATCTCCACCAACCTGATCTACGCCTACGTGGCCGAGCATGTGCTCGGGCTGCCGCGGTCGTTCTGA
- a CDS encoding FAS1-like dehydratase domain-containing protein, whose translation MTADPPDPAALGTTLRPAGVGITSHPAGAGANLAPGAAGASPDLRPIDATELAHLQRWQGRTEVRSDMLHAAPVRGLSATLDRADPEPVPGSVLPPLWHWLYFLPQSRHSEIGPDGHPRRGGFLPPVPLPRRMWAGGRLHWQAGNPLRVGDAVERRSCIASVSHKTGRIGDLLFVLLRHELHNAAGLALTEEHDIVYRSAARPGDPQPAPQAAPAGAAWQRELLPDEVLLFRYSALTFNGHRIHYDRRYANAVEGYPGLIVHGPLIATLLLDLLRREMPEARLARFEFRAVRPAFDLNPLRLNGQPEADGCSADGDGSRRVSRDGSRRINLWAQDHEGWLTMQGLATLA comes from the coding sequence ATGACAGCCGATCCACCCGACCCCGCAGCGCTCGGCACCACCCTCCGCCCCGCAGGGGTCGGTATCACCTCCCATCCCGCAGGGGCCGGCGCCAACCTTGCCCCCGGCGCGGCCGGCGCCAGCCCTGACCTGCGCCCCATCGACGCCACCGAATTGGCGCATCTGCAACGCTGGCAAGGGCGTACCGAGGTGCGCAGCGACATGCTCCACGCCGCTCCGGTGCGCGGCCTGTCTGCCACCTTGGACCGCGCAGACCCCGAGCCTGTGCCCGGCAGCGTGCTGCCGCCGCTGTGGCACTGGCTGTACTTTCTGCCGCAGTCCAGGCACAGCGAGATCGGCCCTGACGGCCACCCGCGCCGGGGCGGCTTTTTGCCCCCGGTGCCGCTGCCCCGGCGCATGTGGGCGGGCGGGCGCCTGCACTGGCAGGCCGGCAATCCGCTGCGCGTGGGCGATGCGGTCGAGCGCCGCTCGTGCATCGCCTCGGTCAGCCACAAGACGGGCCGCATCGGCGACCTGCTGTTCGTGCTGCTGCGCCATGAGCTGCACAACGCCGCCGGCCTGGCACTGACCGAAGAGCATGACATCGTCTACCGCAGCGCCGCCCGGCCCGGCGACCCGCAGCCCGCACCCCAGGCGGCCCCTGCCGGTGCAGCCTGGCAGCGCGAGTTGCTGCCCGACGAGGTGCTGCTGTTTCGCTACTCGGCGCTGACCTTCAACGGCCACCGCATCCATTACGACCGCCGCTATGCGAACGCGGTCGAAGGCTACCCCGGCCTGATCGTGCATGGCCCGCTGATCGCCACGCTGCTGCTGGACCTGCTGCGCCGCGAAATGCCCGAGGCCCGGCTCGCCCGCTTCGAGTTCAGGGCCGTGCGGCCGGCGTTCGACCTGAACCCGCTGCGCCTGAACGGCCAGCCCGAGGCCGATGGTTGCAGCGCCGACGGCGACGGCAGCCGCCGTGTCAGCCGCGACGGCAGCCGCCGTATCAACCTGTGGGCCCAGGACCATGAAGGCTGGCTGACCATGCAGGGCCTGGCCACGCTGGCCTGA
- a CDS encoding ribonuclease domain-containing protein, giving the protein MLKAVATRVRRGFWSVAGVSLFVLSLAAVQARQSPSTDGIASSITLAELPPQGRETYAQIRTGGPFAHAKDGTVFGNRERLLPANQRGYYREYTVRTPGLRDRGARRIVCGGSRPRIPDACYYTSDHYASFREIVE; this is encoded by the coding sequence ATGCTCAAGGCTGTAGCCACCCGGGTGCGCAGGGGTTTTTGGAGTGTTGCGGGTGTTTCGTTGTTCGTGCTGTCTTTGGCGGCGGTGCAGGCCCGCCAATCCCCGTCCACCGACGGGATCGCCAGTTCCATCACATTGGCCGAGTTGCCGCCCCAGGGGCGCGAGACTTATGCGCAGATTCGCACGGGAGGGCCTTTCGCGCATGCCAAGGACGGGACGGTCTTTGGCAATCGCGAGCGGCTGCTGCCCGCCAACCAGCGGGGCTACTACCGTGAATACACCGTCAGAACACCAGGACTGCGCGACCGGGGAGCCCGGCGCATCGTCTGTGGCGGCAGCAGGCCCCGGATACCGGATGCCTGCTACTACACCAGTGACCACTACGCCAGTTTTCGCGAGATTGTCGAGTAA
- a CDS encoding barstar family protein, translating to MPLCSGLETPLHPQTPLRVHPETPLRVHSETPLRAHQETPLRGVRTNIVQSIRAFRVQDLQDAATVMGQHFLYANLAHAQSKQDVLDLIAGQFIFPAHFGKNFDALYDCMTEPLHQSGQQPGFIVVLEQIPATGKFDKEAREQLLDVFRDAADYWGDRKIPFRCFYSFL from the coding sequence ATGCCATTGTGCAGCGGCTTGGAAACGCCGCTGCACCCCCAGACGCCGCTGCGCGTCCACCCGGAGACACCGTTGCGTGTCCATTCGGAAACACCGCTGCGTGCTCACCAGGAAACGCCACTGCGTGGCGTGCGCACCAACATCGTGCAGTCGATTCGCGCCTTCCGCGTGCAGGACTTGCAAGATGCCGCCACTGTCATGGGCCAGCATTTCCTGTACGCCAACCTGGCCCATGCGCAGTCCAAGCAGGATGTGCTCGACCTGATTGCCGGGCAATTCATCTTCCCGGCGCATTTCGGCAAGAACTTTGATGCGCTGTACGACTGCATGACCGAGCCATTGCATCAATCGGGCCAGCAGCCCGGTTTCATCGTGGTGCTCGAGCAGATTCCGGCCACCGGCAAGTTCGACAAGGAGGCGCGCGAGCAGTTGCTCGATGTCTTTCGCGACGCTGCCGACTACTGGGGCGACCGAAAGATCCCGTTCCGGTGTTTCTATTCTTTTCTGTAG
- the rsmA gene encoding 16S rRNA (adenine(1518)-N(6)/adenine(1519)-N(6))-dimethyltransferase RsmA: protein MTRPAEPARAAGRHRPRKRLGQHFLTDQRIIDAIVQAIAPQPGQPMVEIGPGLAALTQPLVERLGRLTVIELDRDLALRLRRHAHLQVIQADVLRVDFTALAQTLRATPPTPPTRLRVVGNLPYNISTPILFHLLAHGSAIEDQHFMLQKQVVERMVAKPGGSDYGRLSVMLQWRYAMEKLLHVPPASFAPPPRVDSAVVRMLPHAQPAAVSRPMLEELVQLAFSQRRKLLHHTLGRWLDAHQYAGRFDTRRRAEEVPVQEYLDLAREAHRWIADGKDPPCAGA from the coding sequence GTGACCCGCCCCGCTGAACCGGCCCGGGCCGCAGGGCGGCATAGACCGCGCAAGCGCTTGGGCCAGCATTTCCTGACCGATCAGCGCATCATCGACGCCATCGTGCAGGCGATTGCGCCGCAGCCGGGCCAGCCCATGGTCGAGATCGGCCCCGGCCTGGCAGCGCTGACGCAGCCGCTGGTCGAGCGCCTGGGGCGGCTGACGGTGATCGAGCTCGATCGCGACCTGGCACTGCGGCTGCGCCGGCATGCGCACCTGCAGGTGATCCAGGCCGATGTGCTGCGGGTCGATTTCACGGCGCTCGCGCAGACGCTGCGCGCCACGCCACCCACGCCACCCACGAGGCTGCGCGTGGTCGGCAACCTGCCCTACAACATCTCCACACCCATCTTGTTTCACCTGCTCGCGCATGGGTCGGCCATCGAAGACCAGCACTTCATGCTGCAAAAGCAAGTGGTCGAGCGCATGGTGGCCAAGCCAGGCGGCAGCGACTACGGGCGCCTGTCGGTGATGCTGCAATGGCGCTATGCAATGGAGAAACTGCTGCATGTGCCGCCCGCGAGCTTCGCGCCGCCGCCGCGCGTGGACAGCGCCGTGGTGCGCATGCTGCCGCACGCGCAGCCTGCCGCCGTGTCCAGGCCGATGCTCGAAGAACTGGTGCAGTTGGCCTTCAGCCAGCGGCGCAAGCTGCTGCACCACACGCTCGGGCGCTGGCTCGACGCGCACCAGTACGCAGGCCGCTTCGACACCCGGCGCCGCGCCGAGGAAGTGCCGGTCCAGGAGTATCTGGACCTGGCCCGGGAAGCGCATCGATGGATCGCTGACGGTAAAGACCCACCATGCGCTGGCGCATGA
- a CDS encoding peptidylprolyl isomerase, translating into MNHRDHRAFALVLASLAGLTAPGATAQGLRLPATPQGQGLTLPAPAATIAPATPATMAASAPQAGRDSSATGWADFIVAVVNSEPVTNNEVRSRLVRAEAQIARQGASMPSREWLAHEVLERLILERVQLQQARESGIRVDDFALAQAEQGVARQNGMTLEQFYARLERDGIGKERFRAELRDQLLEQRLREREVDARVQVSEQDIDQYLHAEPPAGAQAKPMEINLGHVLVLVPEDATPAQVAERRARAQQAAERLRSGADFATVAREFSDAPEGQRAGGMLGLRPVDRYPELFVSSTRGLPVGSLVGPVRSPAGFHLLKVEQRVIAGQPATVLQSHARHILLRTGPRMSETAAAERLADYRRRVLAGQADFAALAREHSQDDGSAKKGGDLGWANPGQYVPEFEQALQALQPGDISAPLVTRFGVHLIELLERRQASLTAREQRDMARQAVREKKLDQAYISWTQDLRARAYVEYRDPPR; encoded by the coding sequence ATGAACCATCGTGATCACCGTGCCTTTGCCCTGGTCCTTGCCAGCTTGGCGGGCCTGACCGCGCCAGGCGCCACCGCGCAGGGCCTGCGCCTGCCGGCGACGCCGCAGGGCCAAGGATTGACGCTGCCTGCGCCGGCCGCAACGATAGCGCCGGCAACGCCGGCAACGATGGCCGCGTCGGCGCCGCAGGCCGGCCGGGACAGCAGCGCCACCGGCTGGGCGGATTTCATCGTCGCCGTGGTCAACTCCGAGCCGGTGACCAACAACGAAGTGCGTTCCCGTCTGGTGCGGGCCGAGGCGCAAATCGCCCGGCAGGGCGCCAGCATGCCGTCGCGCGAGTGGCTCGCGCATGAAGTGCTCGAACGCCTGATCCTGGAGCGCGTGCAGTTGCAGCAGGCGCGCGAGAGCGGCATCAGGGTGGACGATTTTGCGCTCGCACAGGCCGAGCAAGGCGTGGCGCGCCAAAACGGCATGACGCTCGAACAGTTCTACGCGCGCCTGGAGCGCGACGGCATCGGCAAGGAGCGCTTTCGCGCAGAACTGCGCGACCAACTGCTCGAACAGCGTCTGCGCGAGCGCGAGGTCGATGCGCGGGTGCAAGTCTCGGAGCAGGACATCGACCAGTACCTGCACGCGGAGCCGCCAGCAGGCGCGCAGGCCAAGCCCATGGAAATCAACCTGGGCCATGTCCTGGTGCTGGTGCCCGAGGACGCCACCCCGGCGCAGGTGGCCGAGCGGCGGGCACGGGCGCAGCAGGCCGCCGAGCGGCTGCGCTCCGGCGCCGACTTTGCCACGGTGGCGCGCGAATTTTCCGACGCCCCCGAGGGCCAGCGCGCTGGCGGCATGCTGGGCCTGCGCCCGGTCGATCGCTACCCCGAACTGTTCGTGAGCTCGACCCGGGGCCTGCCAGTGGGCAGCCTGGTCGGCCCGGTGCGCTCGCCGGCGGGCTTTCACCTGCTCAAGGTGGAGCAGCGCGTCATCGCCGGCCAGCCGGCAACGGTGCTGCAAAGCCATGCCCGCCATATCCTGCTGCGCACCGGCCCCCGGATGTCCGAAACCGCAGCGGCCGAGCGTCTGGCCGACTATCGCCGCCGCGTGCTGGCCGGCCAGGCCGACTTTGCGGCATTGGCGCGTGAGCATTCGCAGGACGACGGCAGCGCCAAAAAGGGCGGCGACCTGGGCTGGGCCAACCCGGGCCAGTATGTGCCCGAGTTCGAGCAAGCCCTGCAAGCCCTGCAGCCGGGCGACATCAGCGCACCGCTGGTGACACGCTTTGGCGTGCACCTGATCGAGTTGCTCGAGCGGCGCCAGGCCAGTCTGACTGCGCGCGAGCAGCGCGACATGGCGCGCCAGGCCGTGCGCGAGAAAAAGCTCGACCAGGCCTACATCAGTTGGACGCAGGACCTGCGCGCGCGCGCTTACGTGGAATACCGTGACCCGCCCCGCTGA
- a CDS encoding LPS-assembly protein LptD: protein MDNPILQTSPRRSRRFSRSRRSRRSRRHGVLPWGVAFPVAAFVSFPLPLPAPRCKPLSVQPLVRLAQARARACALALACCVVPPGAPAQEPAPPAPLTPSTPSTAPVPPDLRTTPRLQEKIPQALQPQLPVFVQGDRISGQTDLHTLVEGDAALRRGDTVIRADQLDYRRPEDLARARGRVRLNRAGNLYEGQTLQLQVETFQGFFDDVRYRFLATQAHGTATRVDFLDRDRSVVHNATYTTCERRDLASQPDWLLRAATLHIDEAQQVGSADDAVLEFKGWPLLPIPHISFPLSDQRKSGLLPPTVGLDRRDGLSYSQPYYWNIAPNRDATLNAALMTERGASLGLEWRYLEPSYHGQINTDLMPYDRLRQRSRWSLSGQHQGRWDTGIGALGLSLGLYRVSDDNYWRDFSRVATSLRQRLLPADAVLSWARNDMSATLRTLQWQTLQDVTAPIVPPYDRMPQLQWRYAPTRLGGGLDASLELDATRFEAARALTGQPNANRSYALAQISRPFLAPQGFITPRLQWHATRYQFDAPLVDGARSASRALPTFSLDSGLVFERGAAYLGRNFLQTLEPRAFYTYTPYRDQSRLPVYDTAANDFNFATVYTENAFGGNDRLADNHLLTLGLSTRLLAPDTGAEAARLGIAQRLRFSDQKVTLPGDPQVSERLSDLLLGAGISWTPGWGLDSTVQYNPKTRRSIRTTLGAHYSPGSYRTVSAAYRLQRGTSEQIDVGWQWPLNDLWGDKGLNLGPGRGQGGGRWYSVGRLNYSLHDRRLVDTVAGLEYDGCCWIGRVLIERLQSGLTSANARLLFQIEFLGLSRLSLGASPLDSFKQNVPGYRNLREQMTTPSRFSNYD, encoded by the coding sequence ATGGATAATCCGATTTTACAAACCAGTCCCCGGCGCTCCCGGCGCTTTTCACGCTCCCGGCGATCTCGGCGCTCTCGACGCCATGGGGTGCTGCCATGGGGCGTTGCTTTTCCCGTCGCTGCCTTCGTGTCCTTTCCTTTGCCGCTCCCCGCGCCACGCTGCAAGCCCCTGTCCGTGCAGCCCCTGGTGCGCCTTGCACAGGCCCGTGCGCGAGCCTGCGCGCTGGCGCTGGCCTGCTGCGTCGTGCCGCCCGGTGCGCCGGCACAGGAACCGGCGCCGCCCGCCCCGCTTACCCCATCCACCCCATCCACCGCGCCAGTCCCGCCCGACCTGCGCACCACGCCCCGGTTGCAAGAGAAAATCCCGCAGGCGCTGCAGCCCCAACTGCCGGTTTTCGTCCAGGGCGATCGCATCAGCGGCCAGACCGATCTGCACACGCTCGTCGAAGGCGATGCCGCGCTGCGCCGTGGCGATACCGTGATCCGCGCCGACCAGTTGGACTACCGCCGGCCCGAAGATCTGGCCCGGGCCCGGGGCCGGGTGCGCCTGAACCGCGCCGGCAATCTGTACGAGGGCCAGACGCTGCAGTTGCAGGTGGAGACTTTCCAGGGGTTCTTCGACGATGTGCGCTACCGTTTTCTGGCCACGCAGGCGCATGGGACGGCCACGCGGGTCGACTTTCTCGACCGCGATCGGTCGGTGGTGCACAACGCGACCTATACGACCTGCGAGCGCCGTGACCTGGCCTCGCAGCCCGACTGGCTGCTGCGCGCCGCCACCTTGCATATCGACGAAGCGCAGCAAGTCGGCAGCGCAGACGATGCGGTGCTGGAGTTCAAGGGCTGGCCCTTGCTGCCCATTCCCCACATCAGCTTTCCGTTATCGGACCAGCGCAAGTCCGGCCTGCTGCCGCCCACCGTCGGGCTCGACCGCCGCGATGGCCTGAGCTATTCGCAGCCCTACTACTGGAACATCGCGCCCAACCGCGATGCCACGCTGAATGCGGCGCTGATGACCGAACGCGGCGCCAGCCTGGGCCTCGAATGGCGCTATCTGGAGCCGAGCTACCATGGGCAGATCAACACCGACCTGATGCCCTACGACCGGCTGCGCCAGCGCTCGCGCTGGAGCTTGTCGGGCCAGCACCAGGGCCGTTGGGACACCGGCATCGGCGCGCTGGGCCTGAGCCTGGGCCTCTACCGGGTCAGCGATGACAACTACTGGCGCGACTTCAGCCGGGTCGCCACATCGCTGCGCCAGCGCCTGCTGCCGGCCGACGCCGTGCTGTCATGGGCGCGCAATGACATGTCGGCCACGCTGCGCACGCTCCAGTGGCAGACGCTGCAAGACGTGACGGCGCCCATCGTGCCGCCATACGACCGCATGCCGCAGTTGCAATGGCGCTATGCGCCGACCCGGCTGGGCGGCGGCCTGGACGCCAGCCTGGAGCTCGACGCCACGCGCTTCGAGGCCGCGCGCGCGCTCACCGGCCAGCCCAACGCCAACCGCAGCTATGCGCTCGCGCAGATCAGCCGGCCATTCCTGGCGCCGCAGGGCTTCATCACGCCCCGGCTGCAGTGGCATGCCACGCGCTACCAGTTCGACGCGCCGCTGGTCGATGGCGCGCGCTCGGCCAGCCGCGCGCTGCCCACGTTCAGCCTGGACAGCGGTCTGGTGTTCGAGCGCGGCGCCGCCTACCTGGGCCGCAACTTCCTGCAGACGCTCGAGCCCCGGGCCTTCTACACCTACACGCCCTACCGCGACCAGAGCCGGTTGCCGGTGTATGACACGGCGGCCAACGATTTCAACTTCGCCACGGTCTACACCGAAAACGCTTTCGGGGGCAACGACCGCCTGGCCGACAACCATCTGCTCACGCTGGGCCTGAGCACACGCCTGCTGGCGCCGGACACCGGGGCCGAGGCTGCGCGCCTGGGCATTGCCCAGCGCCTGCGTTTTTCCGACCAAAAGGTGACCCTGCCCGGCGACCCGCAGGTCAGCGAGCGCCTGTCCGACCTGCTGCTGGGCGCGGGCATCAGTTGGACGCCCGGCTGGGGCCTGGACTCCACGGTGCAGTACAACCCCAAGACCCGCCGCTCGATCCGCACGACGCTGGGCGCGCACTACAGCCCCGGCAGCTACCGCACCGTCAGCGCCGCCTACCGCCTGCAGCGCGGCACCAGCGAGCAGATCGATGTCGGCTGGCAATGGCCGCTCAATGACCTGTGGGGCGACAAAGGTCTGAACCTGGGCCCGGGCCGGGGCCAGGGCGGCGGGCGCTGGTACAGCGTCGGCCGGCTCAATTACAGCCTGCATGACCGCCGCCTGGTGGACACCGTGGCGGGCCTGGAATACGACGGCTGCTGCTGGATCGGCCGCGTGCTGATCGAGCGCCTGCAAAGCGGCCTGACCAGCGCCAACGCCCGATTGCTGTTCCAGATCGAATTCCTGGGCCTGTCGCGGCTGAGCCTGGGCGCAAGCCCGCTGGACAGCTTCAAGCAAAATGTGCCGGGCTACCGGAACCTGCGCGAGCAGATGACGACGCCCAGCCGTTTCAGCAACTACGACTAA
- a CDS encoding aminoglycoside phosphotransferase family protein, with amino-acid sequence MSHPPAPPSPPASCGPTTDAALATSSAPSTSSSAAPPTPPVTWPDPARKAAFETWLARQTAPWQLLPATLRPASVDASFRRYLRIDSATGASRIVMDAPPDKENCQPFVQVQGLMAAAGLNVPQILDWDAPGGFMLLSDLGPQTLIERLHPDHPQAACDWYRQASDVLLAWQQSSRPDVLPAYDHTLLRRELALFPDWYLARHRAVTLDAQQRQTLASAFDAIVADNLAAPRVYVHRDFMTRNLMPPTAGTGEQRLGVLDFQDAVYGPITYDIASLLRDAFISWEEEFVIDITVRYWEKARKAGLLGARSASGWGEDFGAFYRSVEWMGLQRHLKIAGIFARLTLRDGKPRYLADTPRFIGYIRASAHRYRQLGPLLKMLDQIEGTEPVTGLAYGRV; translated from the coding sequence ATGAGCCACCCCCCCGCCCCCCCATCTCCCCCCGCCTCCTGCGGCCCGACCACGGACGCGGCGCTGGCCACCTCCTCGGCACCGTCGACCTCATCGTCGGCTGCACCGCCGACCCCGCCGGTCACCTGGCCCGATCCCGCCCGCAAGGCCGCCTTCGAGACCTGGCTGGCCCGCCAGACCGCCCCCTGGCAATTGCTGCCCGCCACGCTGCGCCCGGCCTCGGTCGATGCCAGTTTCCGGCGCTATCTGCGCATCGACAGCGCCACCGGCGCCAGCCGCATCGTGATGGATGCGCCCCCGGACAAGGAGAACTGCCAGCCCTTCGTGCAGGTGCAGGGCCTGATGGCGGCGGCGGGCCTGAACGTGCCGCAGATACTGGACTGGGACGCGCCCGGCGGCTTCATGCTGCTGTCCGACCTGGGGCCGCAGACCTTGATCGAACGACTGCACCCTGACCACCCCCAGGCGGCCTGCGACTGGTACCGCCAGGCCAGCGATGTGCTGCTGGCCTGGCAACAGTCCTCCCGGCCGGATGTGCTGCCGGCCTACGACCACACCTTGCTGCGCCGCGAACTGGCGCTGTTTCCCGACTGGTACCTGGCCCGGCACCGCGCGGTGACGCTCGACGCACAGCAACGGCAAACGCTGGCCAGCGCCTTCGACGCCATCGTGGCCGACAACCTGGCCGCCCCCCGGGTCTATGTCCACCGCGACTTCATGACGCGCAACCTGATGCCCCCCACGGCCGGCACGGGCGAGCAGCGGCTGGGCGTGCTGGACTTTCAGGACGCCGTCTACGGCCCCATCACCTACGACATTGCCAGCCTGCTGCGCGACGCCTTCATCAGTTGGGAGGAGGAGTTCGTCATCGACATCACCGTGCGTTACTGGGAGAAGGCGCGCAAAGCCGGCCTGCTGGGCGCGCGCAGCGCCAGCGGCTGGGGCGAGGACTTTGGCGCGTTCTACCGCAGCGTCGAATGGATGGGCCTGCAGCGCCACCTGAAGATCGCCGGCATCTTCGCCCGCCTGACCCTGCGCGACGGCAAGCCCCGCTACCTGGCCGATACGCCGCGCTTCATCGGCTACATCCGCGCCAGCGCCCACCGCTACCGGCAGCTCGGGCCGCTGCTGAAGATGCTCGACCAGATCGAAGGCACGGAGCCGGTCACGGGCCTGGCGTATGGCCGGGTATAG
- a CDS encoding 16S rRNA (uracil(1498)-N(3))-methyltransferase, with amino-acid sequence MPRFHCPSPLATGAELDLPARVARHVQVLRLQPGDGITLFHGGQGGEFDATVLRMGRSDVRVQLGAHHRIEREAPRAVHLLAGIMANERMDWLVEKATELGAASITPLLTERSVLKLRGERADKKIAHWQAVAVAACEQCGRNRVPPVHPATALAHWVRAQAAACVQQTALRLLLAPGPGAAPLHSAAAADRGLRPAADRDERPLYILSGAEGGLSSAEQDLARQHGFTPVTLGPRVLRAETAALAALAALTLASLSPSMPAWKCPEPPQ; translated from the coding sequence ATGCCGCGCTTTCACTGCCCCAGTCCATTGGCCACGGGCGCCGAGCTCGACCTGCCGGCCCGCGTGGCGCGCCATGTGCAGGTGCTGCGCTTGCAGCCGGGCGACGGCATCACGCTGTTCCATGGCGGCCAGGGCGGCGAGTTTGACGCCACCGTGCTGCGCATGGGCCGCAGCGACGTGCGCGTGCAACTGGGTGCCCACCACCGCATCGAGCGCGAAGCCCCCCGGGCCGTGCACCTGCTCGCCGGCATCATGGCCAACGAGCGCATGGACTGGCTGGTGGAAAAAGCCACCGAACTGGGCGCCGCCAGCATCACGCCGCTGCTGACCGAGCGCAGCGTGCTCAAGCTCAGGGGCGAGCGCGCCGACAAGAAAATCGCCCACTGGCAGGCCGTGGCCGTGGCCGCCTGCGAGCAATGCGGGCGCAACCGCGTGCCCCCGGTGCACCCGGCCACGGCCCTGGCGCACTGGGTGCGCGCCCAGGCGGCGGCCTGCGTCCAGCAAACTGCGCTGCGCCTGCTGCTGGCGCCAGGCCCCGGCGCCGCACCGCTGCACAGCGCTGCGGCGGCCGATCGCGGCCTGCGGCCTGCGGCCGATCGCGACGAACGCCCCCTGTACATCCTCTCAGGCGCCGAAGGCGGTCTGAGCAGCGCCGAGCAAGACCTGGCCCGGCAGCACGGTTTTACCCCCGTCACGCTAGGCCCGCGCGTGCTGCGCGCCGAAACCGCAGCGCTGGCGGCGCTGGCGGCCCTCACGCTGGCCAGCCTCAGCCCTTCAATGCCAGCGTGGAAATGCCCGGAACCGCCGCAATGA